A portion of the Lathamus discolor isolate bLatDis1 chromosome 5, bLatDis1.hap1, whole genome shotgun sequence genome contains these proteins:
- the RAB32 gene encoding ras-related protein Rab-32: MAGGEGAGSGVPECREHLFKVLVIGELGVGKTSIIKRYVHQLFSQHYRATIGVDFALKVINWDSKTLVRLQLWDIAGQERFGNMTRVYYKEAVGAFVVFDVTRGSTFEAVLKWKHDLDSKVLLPNGSPIPVVLLANKCDQKKDGSQNLSQMDQFCREGGFVGWFETSAKDNINIDEAARFLVENILTNYKTFPNEENDVGKPKLDLDPLKAESKSQCC, translated from the exons ATGGCTGGCGGGGAAGGAGCGGGCTCCGGCGTGCCGGAGTGTAGGGAGCATCTCTTCAAAGTGCTGGTGATCGGGGAGCTGGGCGTGGGTAAAACCAGCATTATCAAGCGCTACGTGCACCAGCTCTTCTCCCAGCACTACCGGGCCACTATAGGGGTGGATTTTGCGCTCAAAGTCATCAACTGGGACAGCAAGACCCTGGTgcggctgcagctctgggataTAGCAG GCCAGGAGCGCTTTGGAAATATGACCAGAGTATACTACAAAGAGGCAGTTGGTGCTTTTGTGGTCTTTGATGTTACAAGAGGGTCTACGTTTGAGGCTGTTCTAAAATGGAAGCATGATTTGGACAGTAAAGTACTACTTCCCAATGGCAGCCCCATTCCTGTTGTTCTTCTTGCAAACAAGTGTGACCAGAAGAAAGATGGCAGCCAGAATCTTTCTCAAATGGACCAATTCTGCAGAGAAGGTGGCTTTGTTGGATGGTTTGAAACATCTGCCAAG GACAACATCAACATAGATGAAGCTGCTCGATTCTTGGTGGAAAACATCCTTACCAACTACAAAACCTTTCCCAATGAAGAGAATGATGTGGGGAAACCAAAACTGGACCTAGACCCATTGAAAGCAGAGAGTAAATCACAGTGCTGCTAA